One stretch of Penaeus vannamei isolate JL-2024 chromosome 7, ASM4276789v1, whole genome shotgun sequence DNA includes these proteins:
- the LOC138862115 gene encoding uncharacterized protein, translated as MTVRDASQNTSRDTLIMHRRELHSPTIWKEARVIPLHKKQSKTNPDNYRPISHSAMHHARYSKRSLPNSSWNTWKTTISFPTDQFGFRSSRSTADLLLLLSKNCRILWTPVKTHSGDRPRHRRRLRPSVAPRLLAKLQARGISSNLLRLFSDYLLERTMQVVIGGQSSHKYLTTGVGTTGICT; from the exons ATGACGGTGCGAGATGCCAGCCAGAACACCTCCAGAGATACCCTCA TCATGCATCGAAGAGAGCTGCACAGCCCCACCATCTGGAAGGAAGCAAGAGTGATTCCTCTGCAtaagaaacagtcaaaaacaaATCCAGACAACTACCGGCCCATCTCCCACTCTGCCATGCATCATGCAAGGTATTCGAAAAGATCATTGCCGAACAGCTCATGGAACACTTGGAAAACCACAATCTCATTTCCAACAGACCAGTTTGGTTTTCGTTCCTCCCGATCGACTGCTGACCTTCTTCTACTACTAAGTAAAAACTGTAGGATACTCTGGACACCAGTCAAGACGCACTCTGGTGATCGCCCTCGACATCGCCGGCGCCTTCGACCGAGTGTGGCACCGAGGCTCCTCGCGAAACTACAAGCAAGGGGCATAAGCAGCAACCTTTTGCGGCTCTTTAGTGATTATCTCCTGGAAAGAACAATGCAAGTAGTCATCGGTGGCCAGTCATCCCACAAGTACCTGACCACAGGCGTCGGTACCACAGGGATCTGTACTTAG